The nucleotide sequence TATTTATGTCTTCACGTGCTCTAGCGTTGATTTCTTCTAGCTTAGTCTTAGAAGATTCCAATTTAGCTATTTGTTGATCTAGTTCTTTATTTCTCTCTTGCTGTTGGGAGATGCTTATTTTACCTTGACTCATTAATTCGGTATTCTTAGCCTTTTGTTTTTCTAGGGATTGAATCGTTTCATTAATTTTTTCAATACCTTTTCCTTTTTCAGAGTTCAAGCCAACTTGGGAGAGGACAATTTGCTCGTATTTAAACGCTACTGCTTCCATCTTCGCTAGTTCTTTTCTTGATGTTTCTAGATTCTTACCGTTTTCTTCGAATTTTGTTTTTAATTTATCGATTTGTTTCTCTAAAATGCCTTCTTGTAATTTCATCTCAGTCAGTTTATCTTGTTCAGTCAATAGTTGAGTCTCGAGCAATTTTTTCTTTACGCCTTCTGCTCCTGCAATTTCATCTTTTAAATCTTTAATAATTTTGTTCTGCTTAACTTGTTGTAACTCATTTTCATTTTGAAGCTTAATGTTTTCTTTAATATCTTTTTCGATTTCGCCTCGTTCATCTATCAAAGCATTTATTTCCTCTTGCTTTTTCTTTTGTTGTTCAAGTATATCTAGAACTTCTAATCTAGTCTCTGATTCTAACTGCTTTCTTTTTTCGTCATTCATTTTCTTTAAAGCATCTGTATTTGCTGCATAAGCTTCTCCTTCTTTACTTATCGCTTTTGCCGTTGCAGGTGCTTTTTCAATAACCTTATCATTTAGCTTTAAGAACTCCTGCATTTCCTCGTTCGTAAAACCGCTTTTTTCTAATAACTCTGCTTGTTCTTTCGTTAATTCCTCAATTTTTTGAGGTGTAGTTGTTTTTTGAAGTTCAGCTTGAATGTCCAAAAATCGAAGCATTTCATCATTAGAAAGTTTATTTTGCCTTTTTAATTTATCGAATCTAGTTATCAAGTCATCTGTAGCTTTAACCTCTTCTTGTTTCTTTTGAATAGCTTCAAGAGAGATTTTATTTTGTTCTTCCATGACTCCATTCAAACCAACAAAAGCACCAACTAAAAGAGATAGGCCAGTAATGGTGAGGCCTACAGGGTTAGCACTCAACAACATAAGCCCTCGACTTACTTTAACTAGAGTTGTGGCCATTAAACCAAATCCAGCCGCCGCCCCTACTGCCTTTAATCCTAGAGCAACCATATCAGGATCTAAATCTCTGACCCAATCCGTTAACTCTTTAACGGTATCAGAAAGAGCTGCCATTTCATCGTCCGCCACTTCAATACCTAAAGTGGCAAGTGTAGATTTTAACTCTTCTAATTTCCCCAGGAAGGTATCCATACGGGTTGCTGCAACATCGGCTGCAGTCGTCGCTTTCATCGCTTCGTTCATTTCATTTACACCATCAGCTGCTTCTTTAAAGAAAATAGCACCAGCGCGGTATGCGTCCTGTCCAAACAATGTCTTTAGTTCTGCACTTCGTTCTTCCGGACTAAGATCCTTTAAGGAGTCATGTAAGATTTGGACAATTTCGTCAAAGTCTTTTAACTCACCTTTTGCGTCAAAGAAATTATTAGATCCATCTTCAGTCATTAAACCGAGTTCTTTCATAGCATCTTTGGCTTTGTTTGTTTCTGGAACGAGTCGAAGTAGCATCGTTCTTAGAGATGTACCAGCATCGGATCCGCGTAACCCTGACTGCGCAAGAGTGGCAAGCGCGGTTGCTGTCTCTTCAAACGTTAATCCACTTGCACTTGCTACTGCAGCAGATTGAGCTAGTCCTATTTGCATCTCATGAACATCTGTTGCAGAAGCATTGGCAGCACCCGCTAAGATGTTCGCCGCATCCGCAACGGTTAAATTATCTTGTTCAAACGCGTTTAAAGCTGTTGAAGCAATTTGTGCGGATTCCGCTAGTTCCAGCTGACCAGCTGTCGCAAGGTCCAAGGAAGACTTTAAAGCGCCTCCTAAAACCTTTTCTAAAGGTACACCCGCTTTGATTAATTCTTGCGCGCCTTCAAGCACTTGTTTACCACTGTAACGTGTAGATTCACCTAAATCTTTTGCTAATTCACCAAGTCGTGACATTTCGTCACCTGCTGCACCACTGATAGCTTTCACATCTGCCAGTGCCTGTTCAAATGTAGCAGCTGAATAAACAGCCGCACCAAAACCAACACCCGCTCCTATTAAAGCTCCACCCATGGCGGTTTGAAGATTATTTAGTCCTTTTACATTCTCATTGATGCTTTCTTTTAACCTAGAAAACGACCTACTCCATAACCCTTGATTGGTTACCAGCAAGCCGTTTTGTTCAACGATTTCCCTATTTACATCACTCATCTGCTTTTCAGTGGCCATCATAGAACGTTGGGCACGTTCCAATCGAACAGCTAAGTTCTGAGCTGTCTTCGAATATGCACCACCACTGGCAACCGCTTCTTTATACGCTTTATCAAGTAGCTCTACACTAGTCTTTTGAAGTTTCAATTGATTGCCAAGTATTTGTGATTTATTCTTAAGATTATCCGTGGATTCTCCGAACAGTTTTGTTCGTTGTTGAGCTGTTTTCATTTCTTCTTGCATGAGCTTTAAACCACGATTAATCTTACCAGCGCCCTGTTGAAAC is from Radiobacillus kanasensis and encodes:
- a CDS encoding phage tail tape measure protein; this encodes MDRDVIADLVAQVSLDGTKFQQGAGKINRGLKLMQEEMKTAQQRTKLFGESTDNLKNKSQILGNQLKLQKTSVELLDKAYKEAVASGGAYSKTAQNLAVRLERAQRSMMATEKQMSDVNREIVEQNGLLVTNQGLWSRSFSRLKESINENVKGLNNLQTAMGGALIGAGVGFGAAVYSAATFEQALADVKAISGAAGDEMSRLGELAKDLGESTRYSGKQVLEGAQELIKAGVPLEKVLGGALKSSLDLATAGQLELAESAQIASTALNAFEQDNLTVADAANILAGAANASATDVHEMQIGLAQSAAVASASGLTFEETATALATLAQSGLRGSDAGTSLRTMLLRLVPETNKAKDAMKELGLMTEDGSNNFFDAKGELKDFDEIVQILHDSLKDLSPEERSAELKTLFGQDAYRAGAIFFKEAADGVNEMNEAMKATTAADVAATRMDTFLGKLEELKSTLATLGIEVADDEMAALSDTVKELTDWVRDLDPDMVALGLKAVGAAAGFGLMATTLVKVSRGLMLLSANPVGLTITGLSLLVGAFVGLNGVMEEQNKISLEAIQKKQEEVKATDDLITRFDKLKRQNKLSNDEMLRFLDIQAELQKTTTPQKIEELTKEQAELLEKSGFTNEEMQEFLKLNDKVIEKAPATAKAISKEGEAYAANTDALKKMNDEKRKQLESETRLEVLDILEQQKKKQEEINALIDERGEIEKDIKENIKLQNENELQQVKQNKIIKDLKDEIAGAEGVKKKLLETQLLTEQDKLTEMKLQEGILEKQIDKLKTKFEENGKNLETSRKELAKMEAVAFKYEQIVLSQVGLNSEKGKGIEKINETIQSLEKQKAKNTELMSQGKISISQQQERNKELDQQIAKLESSKTKLEEINARAREDINKNIYLSETPDNYWEELDSKLSSPVRKNVELRLDYIEPRVNNPYKQKQFMRGLGFPGYAEGTDFHPGGPALVGEEGFELAKWNNQWAFLDGGIKDLPIGTQVFTHEESMKLLSAINRIPAYAEGVSRSGEADRIISRLQGSQPSNMQGNATLYVNLINNVDGREFSRHTYKTIAEFIERDKEERDQFK